In one window of Paraflavitalea soli DNA:
- a CDS encoding 2-oxoglutarate dehydrogenase E1 component has translation MKDFSYITSSSPAFIESLYQDFVKDPNTVDPELKKFFEGFDFAIGEVKSGTNGTAVADAPAGVGGGIDWKKEVGAYRLILGYRNKGHLIAKTNPIRPRKDRGANLDLAFFGFTEEDLDKTYHAGNMIGLGTTTLRNILTHLQKCYAAHVGIEFKYISDQKKVDWLTNEMERNFNKPIAVTQKKRILEKLNQGVMFEKFLHTKYIGQKRFSLEGGETTIAALDAIINTAADFNVQEVVIGMAHRGRLNVLANIMGKTYEQIFSEFEGTAKLDQTMGSGDVKYHMGYGSEVQTPNNKTVHLKLMPNPSHLEAVDPVVVGFARAKADVLYESDFDKILPILIHGDASVAGQGIVYEVAQMSDLEGYYTGGTIHFVINNQIGFTTDFEDARSADYCTSLAAMIQAPVMHVNGDDAEAVVKCVEIATRYRQEFNSDVFIDMVCYRRHGHNEGDDPKFTQPQLYALIDKHANPREVYTTYLLENGEADAKEMAKDMEKKFWADLQERLDEVKQNPLPYHYQQPELDWKSLRKANPEDFDQSPVTAINENDFKKVFDGLMKWPDDFKPLKKVEKILQDKVKLYNEEGKVDWATGELMAYGSLLLDGKDVRMSGQDVKRGTFSHRHAVLRDENTDKAYSRLGNIPDAKGKFRIYNSLLSEYGVLGFEYGYAMANPNALVLWEAQFGDFCNGAQTMIDQFIAAGEQKWNRMNGVGMLLPHGYEGQGPEHSSARMERFLQMCAELNMVATNITTSANFFHALRRQLAWPFRKPWINFSPKANLRHAGTYSPKQEFLEGGFKEVIDDVFVGDANEVKKVLFCSGKVYFDLAERQQKENRKDTAIIRVEQLYPLPVKQLEGLYAKYSKATWFWVQEEPLNMGAAAFLQMNLKSINYGVISRQPSASTATGYMKVHTLEQTEIIDTAFSI, from the coding sequence ATGAAGGACTTTTCGTACATCACCAGTTCATCTCCGGCTTTTATTGAGAGTCTTTACCAGGATTTTGTAAAGGACCCCAATACTGTAGATCCGGAACTAAAGAAATTTTTTGAAGGATTTGACTTTGCCATCGGTGAAGTGAAGTCCGGCACCAATGGAACGGCTGTGGCCGATGCTCCTGCTGGTGTTGGCGGCGGCATTGACTGGAAAAAAGAGGTAGGGGCTTACCGGCTCATCCTTGGTTACCGCAATAAGGGACACCTGATTGCCAAGACGAATCCTATCCGTCCGCGCAAGGACCGGGGGGCCAACCTGGACCTGGCGTTTTTTGGTTTTACAGAAGAAGACCTGGACAAAACGTACCATGCCGGTAATATGATCGGCCTGGGTACTACCACGCTCCGCAATATCCTTACTCACCTGCAAAAATGCTATGCGGCACATGTAGGTATTGAGTTTAAATACATCAGTGATCAGAAGAAGGTAGACTGGCTGACGAACGAGATGGAGCGCAATTTCAACAAGCCGATTGCTGTGACGCAGAAAAAGCGCATCCTGGAAAAGCTGAACCAGGGGGTAATGTTTGAGAAATTCCTGCACACGAAATATATCGGTCAAAAACGTTTCTCGCTGGAAGGTGGTGAAACGACGATTGCGGCGCTGGATGCGATCATCAATACGGCTGCGGATTTTAATGTGCAGGAAGTAGTGATCGGCATGGCGCACCGTGGCCGGTTGAATGTGCTGGCGAACATTATGGGTAAGACCTATGAGCAGATCTTCAGTGAATTTGAAGGCACGGCGAAGCTGGACCAGACGATGGGCAGCGGCGACGTGAAATACCATATGGGTTATGGCAGTGAAGTGCAAACACCCAATAACAAGACGGTTCACCTGAAGCTGATGCCCAATCCTTCGCACCTGGAGGCTGTGGATCCTGTGGTGGTAGGTTTTGCGCGTGCAAAAGCAGATGTACTGTACGAAAGTGATTTTGATAAAATATTACCGATCCTCATTCATGGTGATGCTTCAGTAGCCGGACAAGGCATTGTGTATGAAGTAGCACAGATGAGCGATCTGGAAGGTTATTATACAGGTGGTACGATCCATTTTGTGATCAATAACCAGATAGGATTTACGACGGACTTTGAAGATGCACGCAGTGCAGACTATTGTACTTCGCTGGCTGCGATGATACAGGCGCCGGTGATGCACGTGAATGGTGATGATGCGGAAGCGGTGGTTAAATGTGTGGAAATAGCCACACGCTATCGCCAGGAATTTAATTCGGATGTATTCATTGATATGGTTTGTTACCGCAGGCATGGCCACAATGAAGGGGATGATCCTAAGTTCACGCAGCCACAATTGTATGCTTTGATCGACAAGCATGCCAATCCGCGGGAAGTGTATACTACCTACCTGCTGGAGAATGGGGAGGCTGATGCGAAGGAAATGGCCAAGGACATGGAGAAGAAGTTCTGGGCTGATCTGCAGGAGCGGCTGGATGAGGTAAAGCAAAATCCATTGCCTTATCACTACCAGCAGCCTGAGCTGGACTGGAAGAGCCTGCGTAAGGCCAATCCGGAAGATTTTGACCAGAGCCCTGTTACGGCCATCAATGAAAACGATTTCAAAAAGGTATTTGATGGGCTGATGAAGTGGCCTGATGATTTCAAGCCGTTGAAGAAGGTAGAAAAGATATTGCAGGATAAAGTGAAGTTGTACAATGAGGAAGGCAAAGTAGATTGGGCAACGGGTGAGTTGATGGCCTATGGTAGCCTGCTGCTGGATGGCAAGGATGTAAGGATGAGCGGACAGGATGTAAAGCGAGGTACTTTCTCACACCGCCATGCGGTGCTGCGCGATGAGAATACGGATAAGGCTTACAGCCGCCTGGGCAATATACCGGATGCGAAGGGTAAGTTCAGAATTTATAACTCTTTGTTAAGTGAATATGGTGTACTGGGATTTGAATATGGCTATGCGATGGCCAATCCCAATGCGCTGGTACTGTGGGAAGCACAGTTTGGTGATTTCTGTAATGGCGCGCAAACGATGATCGACCAGTTCATTGCTGCGGGTGAGCAGAAATGGAACCGGATGAATGGGGTAGGTATGTTGTTGCCGCACGGCTATGAAGGACAGGGGCCTGAGCATAGCAGCGCGCGTATGGAAAGATTTTTACAGATGTGTGCTGAGCTGAATATGGTAGCTACGAATATCACTACTTCGGCCAATTTTTTCCATGCACTGCGCAGGCAGCTGGCCTGGCCATTCCGGAAGCCCTGGATCAACTTCTCGCCGAAAGCCAATCTGCGTCATGCAGGTACTTATTCTCCCAAGCAGGAATTCCTGGAAGGTGGTTTCAAAGAGGTGATCGATGATGTTTTTGTGGGGGATGCCAATGAGGTAAAGAAAGTATTGTTCTGCAGTGGTAAGGTATACTTTGATCTGGCTGAGCGTCAGCAGAAAGAGAACAGGAAGGATACGGCGATCATCCGGGTAGAGCAATTGTACCCGCTGCCGGTGAAGCAACTGGAAGGGTTGTATGCGAAATACAGTAAAGCTACGTGGTTCTGGGTACAGGAAGAACCGCTCAATATGGGTGCTGCGGCTTTTCTGCAAATGAACCTGAAGTCTATTAATTATGGTGTGATCAGCCGTCAGCCGAGTGCTTCTACTGCCACGGGTTACATGAAAGTGCATACCCTGGAGCAGACGGAGATCATTGACACGGCATTTTCCATCTAA
- the odhB gene encoding 2-oxoglutarate dehydrogenase complex dihydrolipoyllysine-residue succinyltransferase, protein MIDIKVPTVGESISEVTLLKWVKNDGDYVERDEVIAELESEKATFEVNAEKAGILKRAAQEGDTLNIGDTLASIDDTAAKPEGAAAANGTPAPKKEEAKAAPAVEAKAVSQAPVTTVPNDIKATPVAAAIIADKKVDPKSVTPSGYQGKIVKDDVLAALSNPGKVTGGKALFNRDQRREKMSQLRKTISRRLVESKNTTAMLTTFNEVDMSRVMEIRTKYKDKFKESHGVNLGFMSFFAKAAAIALTEWPAVNAYIDGDQLVYHDYVDISIAVSTPRGLTVPVIRNVESLSMADIEKKVIELAGKARDNKLSMEELQGGTFTITNGGVFGSLMSTPIINLPQSAILGMHKIQERPMAINGQVVIKPMMYLAVSYDHRIIDGRESVSFLVRVKELLENPELLLFGKDPVKTLLEL, encoded by the coding sequence ATGATCGATATTAAAGTTCCGACAGTAGGAGAATCAATCAGCGAGGTGACTTTGCTCAAATGGGTAAAGAATGATGGAGATTACGTAGAAAGGGATGAAGTGATAGCTGAACTGGAAAGCGAAAAAGCAACTTTTGAAGTCAATGCGGAAAAGGCGGGCATTCTGAAACGCGCGGCGCAGGAAGGGGATACGTTGAATATTGGCGATACCCTGGCTTCTATTGATGACACAGCTGCCAAACCTGAAGGTGCTGCTGCTGCGAATGGTACGCCTGCACCTAAAAAGGAAGAGGCGAAAGCTGCTCCTGCTGTGGAAGCGAAGGCTGTTTCTCAAGCACCTGTAACCACGGTTCCAAACGATATTAAAGCTACACCTGTAGCTGCTGCGATCATAGCGGATAAGAAAGTAGATCCCAAGTCTGTAACGCCCAGCGGGTACCAGGGCAAGATCGTAAAAGATGATGTACTGGCTGCTTTGTCGAACCCCGGCAAGGTAACTGGCGGAAAGGCGCTCTTTAACAGGGATCAACGTCGTGAAAAGATGAGCCAGTTGCGGAAGACGATCTCCCGCAGATTGGTGGAATCGAAGAATACGACGGCGATGCTCACCACGTTCAACGAGGTGGATATGAGCCGTGTGATGGAGATCCGTACGAAGTACAAGGATAAATTCAAAGAGTCGCATGGGGTGAACCTTGGCTTCATGAGCTTTTTTGCGAAAGCTGCTGCCATTGCGCTCACGGAATGGCCGGCGGTTAACGCCTATATCGATGGAGATCAACTCGTATACCATGATTATGTAGATATTTCTATTGCTGTTTCTACGCCCCGCGGTTTGACAGTGCCTGTGATCCGCAACGTAGAAAGTCTTAGCATGGCGGATATAGAAAAGAAAGTAATTGAGCTGGCTGGTAAGGCCAGGGACAATAAGCTGTCGATGGAAGAATTGCAGGGTGGTACTTTCACGATCACCAATGGCGGTGTGTTTGGTTCCTTGATGAGCACGCCGATCATCAATCTTCCGCAGAGTGCGATCCTGGGTATGCACAAGATACAGGAACGCCCGATGGCGATCAACGGACAGGTGGTGATCAAACCGATGATGTACCTGGCTGTGAGCTATGACCACCGTATTATTGACGGTCGTGAATCGGTCAGCTTCCTGGTAAGGGTGAAGGAGTTACTGGAGAACCCTGAACTGTTGTTGTTTGGGAAAGACCCGGTGAAGACGTTGTTGGAGTTGTGA
- a CDS encoding ABC transporter ATP-binding protein, which yields MSNIVIEATDLSKLYRLGVTGTGSFRQDAKRWWAKKVVEREDPFFQGGQEGAGEVWALKDINFQVRQGDIWGIVGDNGAGKSTLLKIISRIIQPTSGRIRGKGTVGSLLEVGTGFHPELTGRENVFISGYLLGMNKWQVKQKFDEIVAFSGIDKFIDTPVKRYSSGMYVRLAFSIAVHLEPDILIMDEVLAVGDVGFQKKCLDKMQEVANDGRRTILFVSHNMQAVNHLCRHAMWLQQGKMVGIGTAAEVVGNYIGSLQQHKLRHQWYDMATAPGNEYVRIRSFELIPELKEGEQVIDIRTPLTVRFSIQNNQPGVLLNAGLHLFNYAGECIFDVASPAVVCQEGLVEGVCQIPGNFMNDGAYYFSLIVVRDTSIPVYYYEGGIHFEVADYRENTSWFGKWKGAVRPQFPFRFGPGSE from the coding sequence ATGAGTAATATAGTAATTGAAGCTACTGATCTTTCCAAATTATACCGGTTGGGGGTAACGGGTACAGGCTCTTTTCGCCAGGATGCCAAAAGGTGGTGGGCTAAGAAAGTGGTGGAGCGGGAAGATCCCTTTTTTCAGGGCGGGCAGGAGGGGGCTGGTGAAGTATGGGCATTGAAGGATATTAATTTCCAGGTGCGGCAAGGCGATATATGGGGTATTGTGGGTGATAATGGAGCGGGTAAATCAACCCTGCTGAAGATCATATCGCGGATCATACAGCCTACTTCGGGACGAATACGTGGTAAGGGTACGGTTGGCAGCTTGCTGGAAGTGGGCACGGGGTTTCATCCGGAGCTTACGGGGCGTGAAAATGTTTTTATCAGCGGTTACCTGCTGGGTATGAATAAATGGCAGGTGAAGCAAAAGTTTGATGAGATCGTGGCGTTTTCGGGCATTGACAAATTTATAGATACGCCGGTGAAGCGTTATTCTTCGGGTATGTATGTACGGCTGGCGTTTTCCATTGCTGTGCATCTTGAACCGGATATTTTGATCATGGATGAAGTGCTGGCGGTAGGCGATGTAGGCTTTCAGAAGAAATGTCTCGACAAAATGCAGGAGGTGGCCAATGATGGGCGCCGGACGATCTTATTTGTGAGTCATAATATGCAGGCGGTCAATCACCTTTGCCGGCATGCGATGTGGCTGCAGCAAGGTAAAATGGTGGGGATAGGGACTGCTGCGGAGGTGGTAGGTAATTATATTGGCAGCCTGCAGCAGCATAAGTTGCGGCACCAGTGGTATGATATGGCTACTGCGCCAGGCAATGAATATGTGCGCATCCGATCGTTTGAACTGATCCCGGAGTTGAAAGAAGGTGAACAGGTAATTGATATTCGTACGCCACTTACGGTACGGTTTAGTATACAAAATAATCAGCCCGGCGTTTTGCTCAATGCGGGGCTTCACCTGTTTAATTATGCGGGTGAGTGCATATTTGATGTGGCTTCACCGGCAGTGGTGTGCCAGGAAGGACTGGTGGAGGGGGTATGTCAAATACCCGGTAATTTTATGAATGATGGGGCTTATTATTTTTCCCTGATCGTAGTGCGGGATACTTCTATTCCGGTATACTATTATGAAGGGGGAATCCATTTTGAAGTAGCGGATTACCGGGAAAATACGAGCTGGTTTGGTAAATGGAAGGGGGCGGTACGGCCGCAGTTCCCTTTCCGCTTTGGGCCGGGTAGTGAGTAG
- a CDS encoding S41 family peptidase, with protein sequence MNVHPFKCLPLFLFILLIAQTSTSQESPWNLGLEQYNSQNQTFSPWYKTFFFKKEYQVLPDSSTRQEGRYSVRIRYAPESPDRADGQFVNSIPIDVPCKKLGFSFYAKLKGETTGVVSFLLSKDRGEKKYESTSFKIQDTTGWVLYTGEFDASKFSFPLDHLRITAVYGGTESMWLDNFTLLADGKPIQEVSSFCKPVNENIQPLSQDQVTRLALLGQIWGFLKYYHPEVAKGNTNWDFELIRAIPVAKNAASNAAFSDSLLSWINGLGPVEACRNCTADIPKDLLTYNIDLAWMKDQHLSTALQHKLQFLLANRHKGPGHYANIGNAGQVSFINEQEYWWRNGHYPNEHFRLLTLYRYWNMIQYFSPYKNIIGRNWNEVLYEYIPRMATARDSLSYNTAVLQLISSVNDSHAYSYNAVVAKQYNMYLPVLAYPMDEKLVVTTIYNDSLAALAGLQKGDIIEKVNGRTIKELIEERKIFAGASNQMATLRFLGSGNYLTGGTEPTVQLTIRKNGATFTRQVQRYPFAAFNYQYKNNSSLHKILPGNIGYVNMGLLEKTQVDSLMQVLKDTRAIIFDIRNYPRGTMNAITAYLHEKPVTFARITQPDFDYPGAFRWAKFDNSCGPTPGNKRTFVYTGKIIILVNEYSQSHAEWTAMGFQSVPGCVTFGSQTSGADGNVARIVLPGGYVTNLTGLGVFYPDNSPTQRQGVRIDKIVRPTPAGITAGSDEVLDAALEYVNSVKN encoded by the coding sequence ATGAATGTACACCCTTTCAAATGCTTGCCCCTTTTTCTCTTCATCCTGCTGATTGCTCAAACCTCCACATCCCAGGAATCCCCCTGGAACCTCGGGCTCGAGCAGTATAATTCCCAAAACCAAACCTTCAGCCCCTGGTACAAAACCTTTTTTTTCAAAAAAGAATACCAGGTCCTGCCCGACAGCTCCACCCGCCAGGAGGGTCGCTACTCCGTTCGCATCCGCTATGCCCCCGAAAGCCCCGACAGGGCAGATGGACAGTTTGTCAACAGTATTCCCATCGACGTACCCTGTAAAAAACTGGGCTTTTCCTTCTATGCCAAACTTAAAGGCGAAACCACCGGTGTCGTCAGCTTCCTCCTCAGCAAGGACAGGGGAGAAAAAAAGTATGAATCCACCAGTTTCAAGATCCAGGACACCACAGGCTGGGTATTGTATACCGGAGAATTCGATGCCAGTAAATTCAGTTTTCCCCTCGACCACCTGCGCATAACTGCTGTATACGGAGGAACAGAAAGCATGTGGCTCGACAATTTCACCCTGCTGGCCGACGGTAAACCAATCCAGGAGGTTTCTTCCTTCTGTAAACCCGTCAATGAAAACATACAGCCGCTCTCGCAGGATCAGGTCACACGCCTCGCCCTCCTGGGCCAGATCTGGGGTTTCCTGAAATACTACCACCCCGAAGTGGCCAAAGGCAATACCAATTGGGATTTTGAACTGATCCGGGCAATACCCGTTGCCAAAAATGCAGCCAGCAATGCTGCTTTCAGCGACTCCCTCCTCAGTTGGATCAATGGCCTGGGCCCCGTAGAAGCCTGTCGTAATTGTACCGCCGATATTCCCAAAGACCTGCTGACCTACAATATCGACCTGGCCTGGATGAAGGACCAACACCTTTCTACTGCCCTGCAGCATAAATTACAATTCCTGCTGGCCAACCGGCACAAAGGTCCCGGTCACTACGCCAATATCGGCAATGCCGGGCAGGTTTCCTTTATTAATGAGCAGGAATACTGGTGGCGCAATGGTCACTATCCCAATGAACACTTCCGGTTGCTTACTTTATACCGCTACTGGAATATGATCCAATATTTTTCCCCTTACAAAAATATCATTGGCCGCAACTGGAATGAGGTACTGTACGAATACATTCCCCGCATGGCAACAGCCCGCGATTCCCTATCCTACAACACTGCCGTATTGCAATTGATCAGCAGCGTAAACGATTCCCATGCCTATAGCTACAATGCCGTTGTTGCCAAACAATACAATATGTATTTGCCCGTACTCGCCTATCCAATGGATGAAAAGCTGGTCGTTACCACCATCTACAATGATTCACTCGCTGCATTGGCAGGGTTACAGAAAGGCGATATCATTGAAAAAGTAAATGGCCGCACCATAAAAGAATTGATAGAAGAAAGAAAAATATTCGCCGGCGCCTCCAACCAGATGGCCACTTTAAGGTTCCTTGGCAGCGGCAATTACCTGACCGGTGGCACAGAGCCTACCGTACAATTGACCATACGCAAGAACGGCGCCACCTTCACCAGGCAGGTACAACGTTATCCCTTTGCGGCCTTTAACTATCAATATAAAAATAATAGCTCCCTGCATAAGATATTGCCCGGCAATATTGGCTATGTAAATATGGGCCTGCTGGAAAAAACACAGGTAGATAGCTTGATGCAGGTCCTTAAAGATACACGCGCCATCATTTTTGATATCCGCAACTATCCCCGCGGCACCATGAATGCCATCACCGCTTACCTGCATGAAAAACCAGTAACATTTGCCCGCATCACCCAACCCGATTTTGATTACCCCGGCGCATTCAGGTGGGCTAAATTTGATAATTCCTGTGGCCCGACACCCGGCAACAAAAGAACCTTCGTGTATACCGGCAAAATTATAATACTGGTGAATGAATATTCTCAAAGCCATGCCGAATGGACCGCCATGGGATTTCAATCCGTTCCAGGCTGTGTTACTTTCGGCAGCCAGACCTCCGGTGCCGATGGCAACGTAGCAAGAATTGTTTTGCCGGGAGGTTATGTGACCAATTTAACCGGCCTCGGCGTTTTCTATCCCGATAATTCCCCCACCCAAAGACAAGGAGTGAGAATAGACAAAATAGTTCGGCCCACTCCTGCAGGCATAACCGCCGGCAGCGATGAAGTGCTGGATGCCGCACTGGAATATGTGAACAGCGTAAAAAATTAA
- a CDS encoding ABC transporter permease, producing the protein MALQARKDEDWDWEIGNQSSWSNWSLHELWAYRHLLSRLIRRDFLVQYQQTILGPLWVVLQPILTLVVYVLVFGRWMGIQTGDTPPVLFFLCGILLWGLCNDLFTGTAFIFTYYSYLYSKVYFPRLIIPFSVAGTHLARFLIQVLLLLIVLAYYWICGNFRVSLNPWVFFSPFVILLTAAFSLSLGLIFSILTARYRDLSNIVHLGIRLFMFVTPVIYPLSLVPDSIRWLVNVNPLTALFEVFRYALLGQGSFTSGQLIYSTVSISILLIFSLAWFNKQAARLIDVV; encoded by the coding sequence ATGGCATTACAGGCTCGTAAGGATGAAGACTGGGATTGGGAAATTGGCAACCAAAGTAGTTGGAGCAATTGGTCTTTGCATGAATTATGGGCCTACCGCCATTTATTATCACGGCTGATCAGGCGGGACTTCCTGGTCCAATACCAGCAAACCATTTTAGGTCCATTGTGGGTAGTATTACAACCCATTTTGACGCTGGTAGTATATGTGTTGGTGTTTGGAAGGTGGATGGGTATTCAAACCGGGGATACGCCTCCTGTGTTGTTCTTTCTTTGTGGTATTTTGTTGTGGGGCTTGTGTAATGACCTGTTTACGGGCACGGCTTTTATTTTTACTTATTACAGTTATCTCTACAGTAAAGTATACTTTCCCCGGCTGATCATTCCTTTTTCGGTGGCTGGTACACATCTGGCGCGTTTCCTGATTCAGGTGCTGCTGTTGTTGATTGTATTGGCTTATTATTGGATCTGTGGTAATTTTCGGGTCTCATTAAATCCCTGGGTATTTTTTTCACCATTCGTTATACTGCTCACCGCTGCTTTTTCTTTATCGCTGGGTTTAATTTTTTCTATTCTTACTGCCCGGTATCGTGATCTGTCCAATATTGTACACCTGGGTATCCGGCTGTTTATGTTTGTGACGCCGGTGATCTATCCATTGTCGCTGGTGCCGGATAGCATCCGGTGGCTGGTGAATGTCAATCCGCTTACAGCGCTATTTGAGGTGTTTCGCTATGCTTTGCTGGGACAAGGCAGCTTTACGAGTGGGCAATTAATTTATAGCACGGTATCGATATCGATACTGTTAATCTTTTCGCTGGCATGGTTCAATAAGCAGGCGGCCAGGCTGATCGACGTTGTATAA
- the rpsT gene encoding 30S ribosomal protein S20 has product MANHKATKKDVRQATKRRERNKYYGKTTRNAIRDLKALKTGKEATEQMPDVASMIDKLAKRGIIHKNKAANLKSKLTKKVNALAAAK; this is encoded by the coding sequence ATGGCAAATCATAAGGCTACCAAAAAAGATGTGCGTCAGGCTACAAAACGCAGGGAAAGAAATAAGTATTACGGTAAAACAACCCGTAATGCCATCCGTGACCTGAAAGCCTTGAAGACGGGTAAGGAAGCTACTGAGCAAATGCCGGACGTTGCCTCAATGATCGACAAACTCGCTAAAAGAGGTATCATTCACAAGAACAAGGCAGCGAACCTGAAAAGTAAGCTGACTAAGAAAGTGAACGCTCTGGCTGCGGCAAAATAG
- a CDS encoding glycosyltransferase family 2 protein, protein MAVDRIPLMPPVIEPLPGLIERPRWSVMIPVYNCAVYLVETLAAVLQQAGPEGEMQIEVVDDCSTDVDVEALVRNIGHGRVKYFRQEQNVGSLRNFETCINRARGYLVHILHGDDLVKPGYYASMENLFDRYPSIGAAFCRYVYVGQSGKPLYYRDAEMEEAGILDNWLARVAGRQRLQFCTVTVKREVYEQLGGFYGVDYGEDWEMWVRIARHYPVAYDPTVLAAYRLHMASISGQSYATAKNLKDLQWVIRTIQQYLPDEEKDILFREAMKFYAHYGIKIANDLWYGLHSRQGAKIQVREALSMHRDAQLYWKITKLYIKMALNITSFIPRTKQRYN, encoded by the coding sequence ATGGCGGTGGACCGAATACCCTTAATGCCTCCTGTAATTGAACCGCTACCGGGGCTGATCGAGCGGCCGCGATGGTCGGTGATGATCCCGGTGTACAATTGTGCGGTGTACCTGGTGGAAACGCTGGCCGCAGTATTGCAGCAAGCTGGTCCGGAGGGAGAGATGCAGATTGAAGTGGTTGATGATTGCAGTACTGATGTAGATGTGGAGGCGCTGGTAAGGAATATAGGGCATGGGCGGGTGAAGTATTTCCGGCAGGAGCAGAATGTAGGGAGCCTGCGGAATTTTGAAACCTGCATCAACAGAGCGCGGGGATACCTCGTCCATATTTTGCATGGGGATGACCTGGTGAAACCGGGCTATTATGCCAGCATGGAAAACCTGTTTGATCGTTATCCTTCTATAGGGGCTGCCTTTTGCCGGTATGTATATGTAGGGCAAAGCGGCAAACCTTTGTATTACCGGGACGCGGAGATGGAGGAGGCTGGCATCCTGGATAACTGGCTGGCGCGGGTGGCTGGCCGTCAACGGCTGCAATTTTGTACAGTAACTGTAAAGCGGGAAGTGTATGAGCAACTGGGCGGCTTTTATGGTGTAGATTATGGAGAGGATTGGGAGATGTGGGTACGTATTGCGCGTCATTACCCGGTGGCTTATGATCCTACGGTATTGGCCGCTTACCGGCTTCACATGGCTTCTATTTCAGGGCAATCGTATGCAACTGCCAAGAACCTGAAAGATCTGCAATGGGTGATCCGCACTATCCAGCAATATTTACCTGATGAAGAAAAAGATATATTATTCAGGGAGGCCATGAAGTTTTATGCGCATTATGGCATAAAAATAGCCAATGATCTATGGTATGGCTTGCATAGCCGGCAGGGAGCTAAAATACAGGTGCGGGAAGCATTGTCGATGCACCGGGACGCGCAGCTGTATTGGAAGATCACGAAGCTATACATCAAAATGGCATTGAATATTACTTCATTCATACCGCGTACTAAACAACGATACAATTAA
- a CDS encoding glycosyltransferase, translating to MKAGITILVCTYNGAQRLPVTLEHIARQNIPASLSCELILVDNASLDNTVPLAREVWARYDTSISLTIISEPNPGLTYARVKGFAAARYGYIVLCDDDNWLDPDYVATAFAIMEENPAIGILGGYGEFVYEAPPPPEWFTALNLYAGGPQASASGLVHGHLVYGAGAIIRHSAWERLRQHGFISALTDRLGYQLSSGGDHELCYALVLAGYETWYDERLHFKHFITANRLTIEYYLTYIAESSRCFSVLEPYKILLKTGKASLYIFRWELLKSYGYHVKKAAGLLVNMTLGKKRAGSKTAYKLKMTLLRQRLRSYGQFATMEKNYSKALVLKAQLNQAGLPASLPAGYLAIPDKETTL from the coding sequence ATGAAGGCAGGTATTACGATCCTGGTTTGTACATACAACGGCGCACAGCGCCTGCCCGTGACGCTTGAGCATATTGCCCGTCAAAATATTCCTGCTTCATTGTCGTGCGAACTGATCCTGGTAGACAATGCCTCACTGGACAATACGGTACCGCTGGCACGGGAAGTGTGGGCCCGGTATGATACGTCGATCAGCCTGACGATTATTTCAGAACCCAATCCCGGGCTGACCTATGCAAGGGTAAAAGGCTTTGCAGCGGCCAGGTATGGGTATATTGTTCTTTGTGATGATGACAATTGGCTGGACCCGGATTATGTGGCCACTGCCTTTGCCATCATGGAGGAGAATCCGGCCATTGGTATCCTGGGTGGCTATGGGGAGTTTGTGTATGAAGCACCACCTCCTCCGGAATGGTTTACTGCTTTAAACCTGTATGCGGGGGGCCCGCAGGCTTCTGCGAGTGGGCTGGTTCATGGGCACCTGGTCTATGGCGCCGGGGCAATCATCCGGCACTCGGCCTGGGAAAGACTTCGGCAGCATGGTTTCATATCAGCGCTTACGGACAGGTTGGGCTACCAGCTTAGCTCGGGTGGTGATCATGAACTGTGTTATGCGCTGGTTTTGGCTGGTTATGAAACATGGTATGACGAACGATTGCATTTTAAGCATTTCATTACTGCCAACAGGCTGACCATCGAGTATTACCTGACTTATATAGCGGAAAGTTCCCGGTGCTTCTCTGTGCTGGAACCCTATAAGATCCTACTGAAAACAGGTAAGGCGAGTTTGTACATTTTTCGATGGGAGTTGCTCAAAAGTTATGGTTACCATGTAAAAAAGGCGGCAGGGCTGCTGGTCAATATGACGCTTGGAAAAAAGCGGGCAGGCAGCAAGACTGCGTATAAGCTGAAGATGACACTCCTGCGTCAACGATTAAGATCGTATGGTCAATTTGCTACCATGGAAAAGAATTATTCCAAGGCTTTGGTACTGAAAGCTCAATTGAATCAGGCAGGCCTGCCTGCTTCTCTACCTGCCGGCTATCTGGCTATCCCTGACAAGGAAACAACGCTTTAA